The Macaca thibetana thibetana isolate TM-01 chromosome 19, ASM2454274v1, whole genome shotgun sequence genome has a segment encoding these proteins:
- the LOC126942727 gene encoding olfactory receptor 7D2: MEAENQTGFLEFILLGLSEDPELQPFIFGLFLSMYLITVLGNLLIILAISSDSHLHTPMYFFLSNLSWVDICFSTCIVPKMLVNIQTKNKTISYMDCLTQVYFSMFFPILDTLLLTVMAYDRFVAVCHPLHYVTIMNPRLCGLLVFVTWLVGVMTSLLHISLMTHLTFCKDFEIPHFFCELTHILQLACSDTFLNSTLIYVMTGVLGVFPLLGIIFSYSRIASSIRKMSSSGGKEKALSTCGSHLSVVSLFYGTGIGVHFTSAVTHSSQNISVASVMYTVVTPMLNPFIYSLRNKDVKGALGRLLSRATPCL; the protein is encoded by the coding sequence AtggaagcagaaaaccaaacaggaTTTTTAGAGTTTATCCTTCTCGGACTCTCTGAGGATCCAGAACTGCAGCCGTTCATATTTGGGCTGTTCCTGTCCATGTACCTGATCACGGTGTTGGGAAACCTGCTCATCATCCTGGCCATCAGCTCTGACTCCCACCTCCACACccccatgtacttcttcctcTCCAACCTGTCCTGGGTTGACATCTGTTTCAGCACCTGCATCGTCCCCAAGATGCTGGTGAACATCCAGACCAAGAACAAAACCATCTCTTACATGGACTGCCTCACCCAGGTCTATTTCTCCATGTTTTTTCCTATTCTGGACACGCTACTCCTGACTGTGATGGCCTATGACCGGTTTGTGGCCGTCTGCCACCCCCTGCACTATGTAACCATCATGAACCCCCGCCTCTGCGGCCTCCTGGTTTTTGTCACGTGGCTCGTTGGTGTCATGACATCCCTCCTCCATATTTCTCTGATGACGCATCTAACCTTCTGTAAAGATTTTGAAATTCCACATTTTTTCTGCGAACTGACACACATCCTCCAGCTGGCCTGCTCTGATACCTTCCTGAACAGCACGCTGATATATGTTATGACGGGTGTGCTGGGCGTTTTTCCCCTCCTTGGGATCATTTTCTCTTATTCACGAATCGCTTCATCCATAAGGAAGATGTCCTCATCTGGGGGAAAAGAGAAAGCACTTTCTACCTGTGGCTCTCACCTCTCCGTCGTCTCTTTATTTTATGGGACAGGCATTGGGGTCCACTTCACTTCTGCAGTGACTCACTCTTCCCAGAACATCTCCGTGGCCTCGGTGATGTACACGGTGGTCACTCCCATGTTGAACCCCTTCATCTACAGCCTGAGGAACAAGGATGTGAAGGGGGCCCTGGGGAGACTCCTCAGCAGGGCAACTCCTTGTCTGTGA